The Juglans microcarpa x Juglans regia isolate MS1-56 chromosome 2D, Jm3101_v1.0, whole genome shotgun sequence DNA window atttttttttatactaccAAATGAAATATGGAAAAATGGATAAAATCTTCTTGGTGatttgaagggaaaaaagagataaaatacacataaaaacaTATAAGCAAACGAAAAGTCCTCCTAAATACAAACTAAATAAGAAATCGGGAATTATTGggaaaaaaaccataaaaccaAGTGAAGAATTCTGTAAAATAAAGGGTActccaattaatttttttctcagcaCGTTTCAAATCTAGCtaggaaattttttttcctaaattttatttacaccACTCACCAGGGGATTTAGAccaagaagaggaggaggaagaaatcAAGGAAAATAACAACAACGAACAAAACAGAGAACCGGAGAgcacaaataaagtaaaaaaattaccGTTCAGAAAAGAGGTGGACAAGATCGATAAAGAGCtgaatttctaattatttattgtaaGAAGTAGACAAAACTAAGCAACCCTAAGAACAGGATCTTTCCAgaaaatatctctctctctctctctctctcgcgcgcgCGGGGGCTGTGATTGCAGTGGAAGATAGGAAGATAGAAATGGGGTGGGTGAGAGAGAAAGTATGTGTATAATATGAGTGTAAGTATGTATACGTGTATGGTAGATGTGAGATCACAATTATCTAAGATGATAAAAAGTGcatatgagaaagagagagagagcgctcgGAGTGGTAAGGAAAGTGGGAGAGCCGACACTTTTGGTAGTGAAAGGCATAGAAAATAAATCCTTTTCTGGGTCCCCACCGTTCATAAATAAGAccctttttcatattttaaggctctctctctctctccgtttcTTTTcagtattaattaataataataattttcaggGCCGAAGATATGTATGCTACCAAAAGTTGTTCCCATACTCTCTGCGGTGGACGAATTGTAGCTCAGTTGCTTCCCACTTGCTGTTCGTACATATAtctctcccttttttcttttttatatgttttacttttactttgcTCTTTGGCTTTGTCGGTTATGAAGCTGTCCCGTTTCACCCTTTGCTCTTAACATTTACAAGGGCTTTTGGACTCCCCAACTGCACATCAAAAGTCGGAATTTATGAAATTCATTGTGGACGTGGCATTTAGATtattgtgtcttttttttttttaataaactgatagatagattatatataatgaacaaAAGATCTAATAcatcaaaacagattttttgtttttttttttgttttgaaaggggttcaaagtttcaaacttcaaagacCTCTTCATTACAACATGCTCAGTAATTCCTACCCTTTACGGCACCCATGTATCCCACCTAATACCAGCCCATCTTGCTACATAGCGAGCTTCTTGTTTTAACTCCCACACTTGGATTGTTGATCAACTGATGTCATTTTGGTAAATAAcattttgacaaaataaaataaataaataaatatatatataattctaataaatatattattatgtatctAAAAAAGCTGTacttaaagattaaaaatacaagaaagataattttaatCTCACAATATTTTAATCTTGAATATCCCCTAGTTACGCCTTTAAAGTTATCAATAAGGATTTCgtatttattacaaaaatatttttgattatTATAGTCAACATTTAgaatttgaggaaaaaaaaagtgtagaaaTTGAAATTCTCatcattcataataatattataatagaagacaaaaaataaaaaaccaatggAAAGCACATCGTTTATCGTTTCTTTAcaagtttattaaaataataacgGAGAGCGATAGTTCCAAAGAGGGCGTTAGAAAAGTTATGTAACTTGTAACTCGTTAAAAGTACAGAGCCTGCACTCGAGAACATGAGGAAGAAGGAAAgggcattttaatttttatgattgaaTAAACGGAGAAATGGACACGTGGGGTTCAATCCCACTGTGTCCACAAAAGCGTTGCCCTtttcacttaagtattttaccCAActacccttctctctctctctctctctctctctctctctgcaccAATTTGACAAATTGCCTCCCTCGTGCCACGTGACTCAACAAACATATCCTCGTTGTCAATGGGAccattattttctgtttttcctACCAAGTAGCCCCCACTAAAAGGACACTTCGTATCTTCCCAATTATACATACCTATATATATGCTTATGTactgtatgtatgcatgtatgtacgtacatgcatacgtaGTAGATACAGATGCTAGGCAAATCTGGCAGAGAAAGATCGGTACATGCATACGTAGATGTGGTTCTATGTTTTTATCTAAAGTTcgatatattatttagtatcaTTATTAACCTTCGGACTCCATAGTTTTCATTACATCGTGTGGAGGCTTTAGAatcaacattatatataatgcacACTTCTGAACTCAAACCATGGCATCACCTAGGGCTAGATGTGCCATATCTTGTTTTGCCACACCCATTCCAATCGCCCATTACGTAGGACAAAACATTTAATCCCCCCATTTACAAACCTGAAACATGACAGCATGATAGCAGCAGCAATCCACTTGCCCCACCCACAACGCACATCTACTTTAGAATATGCCAAATCAAAATTCGACTCCATCCTACGAAGAACACACATTACAAGTCTGTCAATCTCCACCCAACCAAAATACATAACAAATCACTTGTACCGTGCAATCTACCCGAAAAAAAGGGAACATTAGTATTACCCTGGTATGCATTCTAGACACATTAAAGAAATTCAGTGACACTTCTGATCTTCCCTTGGAAATACTGTTCATCTTCCTGAAGCTTGCACCACCTGAGAAACGCACCTGCAGAGCCTCATTATCCTTGAATATCCAGTCCTGAGATTCTCGGCTGCAGTTTTTATTTCAGCCATGAGTGACTGCAACCATGACTTATCTGATCCGGCATTGGGAGCTCGGATTTCATTCGGAAGAACCTCTGAAGGATAAACACCACTGCCCAGAAACCAAGCAATCAGACTAGTCAGCAATCTTTTgacataaaataatgaaatatatataatatatggctTATGAAGCTCATCTGCGGTAAGAATAGCAAATAAAAGTGCCACAGCGTATAATCTTGAGCTGGACTCATCAAGGTAAGAGCAATCTTCATCAATGAGAGGACCTATTATCTAAGCATTCTAAAAATCGAATTATGAGACAAGTATCATTTCTATCTGGATAACTGATTGTCTAATGTCTAATGTCTAATGTCGATCCTAAATATGTCCATGAATGCAATTCACTTGCAGGAAGAGAACTACTATTGAACTCAAAGATTCCATAATCAGTGTCCTCATGCATGTGATTCATATATATACCATAGTTTTCAGTCCATGGACCTCTTATATCGCATCATTTCAAAAACTTCAACTCTAACTAAAAGCCTTACCCACCCGTGCCAAGCCCAAGTGGCAAGCGCGAAgttgtgtgcatgagccccatgtcacaggtttGATACCCCCTGGGATTAAACTgtgatttaagtgggaggccatgacGGTGAGTTGCTATGCTAGTCTCCCTGGGGTTTTAGGTTCCAttggtgagtcctaagggctctgccaTTGGGCGGTTCccccatcataaaaaaaaaagaactaatagCCTTATGGCATAGTGATTTCCTAAAGGGAAGTACATCTACAAAGTGTTTCTACAAAAGCAACTCTACAAAGTGACATGTGCTGgcatcttataaaaatacagAACTTTTTTATTGTTCGCAGCCtgctttattttcttccttcccCTCCCACTGTTTTCATTTCAAATCTGCATGGTTTTTTCTCTTACTCTCCCCTCACCCAGTTCCCTCTCCACCCCCACTTTCAGTCCCTCACGAGTCACAGCCTACACCGGACACCACCACGTGATGTTACCCCATCAACACGCCACAGTTGAACAacataattttgataaaaattataaaacaagttATTCCTCTTCCTTTTAGCTGTGGTGTGCTACATGCCAAAATCAAATACCTTTAAAATAACCTCAAATTCCTATTTTATACAAGCAGTCAGCGTCAAGGATACTCGGATATATTGAGCTTGCTTGAATATAGGATTCTGGTCAAGAATCCTTCCAGGAAAATGCATccaattatatatgatagttcTGAACTTCTGGTCAAGCActtcattttttgttagaaGTTTTGAAATCTTGTAAGTGACATGTCACTTTGCAGAGCCACTTTTGTAGAAACActtaggagtggtttggattcagagatgagttgagatgatttgtgaatggtagaataaaagttgaattatttattatattttgtgtggaaatttggaaaagttgttttgggatttgaaaaagttgaattgtttattatattttgtgtgaaaatttgagaaagttataatgatgggatgagttgagatgagttttgaattcaaacgaggccttagtagAAGTAACATTTCCCTTCCCTACAACTTATGATATGGCTCTATTTGGTCAACTAACATGTAAGAAAAATGTTTAGTGATTAAGATAGAGAACAGGATTGTAAAGGATTTTACCGATTCAAACACGTCAAATCAAGAGTCAGCATCACTTTCCAACcactataaaaatcaataaaacatagCTGCAAATCAAGCTGGTCACCTGTAAATTAAAAGCACCAAATTCACTAAATCAGTTCTAGAATATAACTCAAATCAGAATTAATTGAGTACGATTATAATTATACAGCAAAATTTGTGATCATACTAGAAAAGTTAGAGGAAACTGAAATAAACGATATTTTCTATCAAGAAAAGTTGATAACATCATTTTGCCCTTCCACGTGACTTCTTTATCTTGACATGAGGGATTCATCAAACAAGTATGAGATACTACTTCACACGAGCGCCTGACTTGACAGACCTAAAAGTATGTCATGTggttaattttgtaaaagttagtgTTTAGAAAGAGATAATGGCTATAGGGTAAATATTGGGTAGTTAAAAAATCAAGCCCTACCCTCTTACTATTGCATTATATATACTCTAACTTACATATATTTATACCCTTATGGGGCATACacaatataacaagcactcctAGTTTTTCTTGATAAGTGCCAATAATCTTTTTGGCCTAGGATGGGCTACTTAAAACACTTGTTAATTGAAACCAAGGTTTTTGTATTATTGTTGGAGGGGGGAAGTTACTTCAATACTGAAAGAAGCAAGAAGGTCATGAAGGAGTTGGTTTTCAGCCATGCCAATGCTCGGTGGTTGGCAAACACAGTGGAAGAGTGCTCTCCTTCAGAGGGCAGGAAGGATTTTTTCAAGACTTATCGAATTGGGTCTTTGCCGTTGGTGGCTCATCGGCGTTCCAATGCCTACGAACATTATTTAGAAGTCATTGAGTATGGTGACAATGGGTTTGACGTCTTCCTCTAGGGTCGTGGCTATCTGCCACAATGGCCAGGGGTGCCATCACCCCCTTCTCTGGCATCATTTGGGGTAGTTCCTGGTGACACCGTACGAAAAAGATGGGTAATCACGGCCGACATCTTCTAGCGGGCTGATGCTCTGCAAGAGGATATAGACTAGTGCACCGGTGTCATCTGAGCTGCTTCCTATTACCGCGGAGGTAAGGGTGATGTCTTTGATGCCGGCAACAAAGCTTATGCATTAGAGTTTGGGTGGGAGGTTAGGAGCGAGGGGGGTTAACACAGAAATTTTCGCAAAAGACATATGGGCAAGAGCTTGACCTCAATGCAGTGCAGAGGAATATTTTGGGGGTGGAAAAAGTTGTAACATTTGAGGAAAATCTTCCTAATGTGTCTGAGAGTGTGGCATCTATGGGTGATAATGTGCACATGGCAGGGGAGGCAGCAGAGGAACTATGGTCCTTATATCCCCATCTTGGGAGATGCACTTTCCAGATGCATGCCAAAAACGACTACCACAGATAAGTTAAGAGCACTTCCCTATACTATTAGATTGTGAGGGCATACAAGAGGGacaaagatattttaaatttgagaatatatggTTAAAAACTGAAGGGTTTGTGGATTTGGTTAGGCAatggtggagttcatatcaaGCTTTATCTGGAAAGCTTTATCTTGGTAGGTAAGTTGAAAgctttaaatttgagaatatatggTTAAAAACTGAAGGGTTTGTGGATTTGGTTAGACAAGGTACTCCAAGCTTTATCTTGGTAGGTaagttgaaagctttgaagTACTTGAAGCCTTGGAATGAATAGATCTTTGGCAATGTAGAATCTAAAAAGAAGACCTTATTACAAGAACTACAATATTTGGAGGGTGTAGAAGTTGAGGACACTCGTAAAAGCCAAGTTACCTCAGAATTAGAAAGGGTGATACTAATGGAGAAGATTTCTTGGAGGATAAATGCATGAAGTTTTTTCACCGGGTTGCCAACTCACACAAGAGGAACCATGCCATCAAGAGCCTGTCCATAGATGGCTTTGCTTCGTCAAACCAACCAGTGATCAAGGATCATTTAGCTGGACATTTCGAAGAGCTACTCTTGGAACCTTTTGATTGGCGACCTAGATTAAATGGTCTAGATTTTGAGGCAATTGACCAGACTAGTATAGTTTGGCTTGAGAGACCTTTTGAAGAGGAGGTACAACAAGTAGTTAGAAAAATGAATAGAGACAAAGCTCCAAGTTCGGATGGTTTTACCATGGCATTTTTTCAGACTTTTTGGGAGGTAGTGAAAGAGGATGTCATGCAggtttttcaagaatttttcacttttggaaaatttgagaagtgTTTAAATGCTACATTCATTGCTCTCGTCCCCAAAAAGGTTGGTGCAATGGAGGTGAAAGATTTCTGCCCTATTAGTCTTGTGGGCAGTATGTATAAGATACTTTCAAAAGTTCTTGCTAATAGGATGAGCATGGTCAGGGACaaaatcatctctaaatctcaaaatgcatttgttaggagaagaaaatttttggattcAGTCCTTATcgctaatgaatgcttggacaGCAGGATAAAATCAGGCGCTCTGggtattttatgcaaattagACATGAAGAAGGCTTACAACCATGTTAATTggaattccttttttatttgttaaggatatgtggttttggggagaaatggAGATCGTGGATGAGGCATTGTGTGTCAAGGTTCGATTTTCgattttggtgaatggtgacCCAGTAGGATTCTTCAACAGTTTACGGGGGTTGTGCCAAGGTGATCCATTATCTCCTCTTCTTTGTTATTGTCATGGAGGCTTCGAGCATAATGTTGTCGGTATCAGTGGAGGGTGGATTCTTCTCAAGATACTCCGTGGGGGATACTAACCAAGGCTCTACCATTATTTCACAtcttttgtttgcagatgacacatTATTTTATGAGCCAGATTAAGGTCATATTCAATCTCTGAAGGCTatcttgctttgttttgaagcagtatcTGGTCTAAAAGTAAATCTTACAAAATCTGAGTTGGTTGCCGTGGATAACATTCGCAATGTCAGGGGGCTGGCCAGCATATTGGGTTGTGGGGTTTCATCGTTGTCTATGAAGTATCTTAGCCTTCAGAGCCAAGACTAGAAGACAAAGGGTACCCTTGTCGCAAACCTCATGAGCTGCTAAACTAGCTAAAAGGTGATACATAAATCAAAACTAAAAGACACCAAGAATATGCAACAGGAAATCCCCCCGCACCATATCTCtataataaatacaacaatACTCCCAAATGATTGCAAGTGTTCTCTAAATCCAGCTTGCATACTATCAAGTTAAATGGAGTATACTATCAAGGCACTCATTGACGATGAGAACTGGGTACAGGATTTGCCTCACCCTAATGAAGGCATTTTGAGTTCTAGATATGACCTTTCCAGAGCTATGTTCATCCCGTTAACAAGGACTCTagagataattttatacacATCTCCAACTGGGCTAATAGGGGAAAAGCCTTGATTTCCATTGCCTATGCTTTTTAGGGTATAAGAGCAATGAAGGTAGCATTGACGCCCTTTTCAAACTCTCCCCAATAATGGATTTCCACAAATACATACATCAAATCAACTTTGAGGACCCACCAAAGTCTGAAAAAAGCCAACGAGAGAACCCATTAGGTCACGGACCCTTGTCGTCATGCACAACCTTCAACACTTCAAAGACTTATTCTCTTCAAACTCCCTTTACATCCACTCAGCCTCCTCAATGACTATAGAATTAAACTAGAAAACAAGCACTTTGGGGCTTAGTCTTGAATTAGCATTGGTTTTGGGGTTACCAACATTTACTGAATATCCCTCATAGTGCCACCATCGCAGGTGGGAGAAATTTCTCCCCTTTGTGAAGAGCCAGTTTCTCCCCATTGAATGGCTTGGCCTCTACAATTTGGGTGGCCCTTGTCTCCAAGTTTTTTTAGCAATCATGGTGGCTAGAGTTTCTTTGCCGTCCAACAAGTCTTTCTATGACAAGTGTtgtgcatggtgcatttggcgTAGAGGAGGACTTCATTTTTATGGGGTGATCGAACATGAATAATGGCTCTACTAACCTAGGGCTGTTGTAGAAAATGTATGACTACATAATGCAACCCAGCCCAACCTAAAAGCCCTCCAACCCAGAGAGCCAATTAGAAGTGGCATTAGACAGTTTCTAAACATTTCAACAAATCCCAATTCAGTTTTTAAACCAAGTCAAACCGACCCAACTTGTAAGCCCCTCTTGCGTAACATTCccaaatgaaattttaaaaactccTCTACCATTGTTACTTGAATTGCCCGTCTCTTCTATCAGTTACCTACACGACTACAACAAGGCAATCTTCTTGAGAACCACTGAATAGAATTTTCCACCATCATGCCTTGAATTTCACCATGCATCTCACGTTGATATGCCCCATCAAACGATGTAGGAGTTGAACATGACTGAATAGGTCGAAGATCCATTGAGATCAATTCAAATTGGACATACAAAATCTATAATTTAAAGACCCATTACCgtcaaaagagagaaaaacataAGCTTCTCTAAGTTCTTTGGCAAGGCTACTCCACAGCTTCTCATATCTCCCATCTAGAATTACTAAGCCCTATGATCGTTGTCGCCATTTTCTGAAATAGCCAAATATCTTCCATGAAAATTAGAGCATCTTTGCACCATATATGTCGTTTCTAACAAGAGACTTTGTCAAAAAATGCAACCTCTCTACCTAAACACATCTTCCATGTTGGCTAACAACTAGTTGAAGGAGATTGTTCTAGCTATGCCCTTACTTCTCACGGTTATTCGTAGTAATGAAATCTCCCCCATTGCCAACAATGCAATAAGCTAAGAATTGATCACGAATCGTGAGGAAAAACACATACTTGATACCAgtacccaaaaacaaaaaatgagattGCATAGATAAGAGAATAAGAGATTTCACTAATAGTAGGAAGCATTTGGGAAATCCCAtcagttggggggggggggggggggagagagagagagagagagagagagagatcataagAGCCAACAAATGAGACCTCCAAACTTAAATTGGACAAATGATACTGCACCTTTATCAGCCCaactatacataattttttatgtttctgtCATAAGATTTTCCACTCCACTCATAGTTGGGCTGATAAAGGTGCACTCATCAATATCAACATCAACATGCATACTAGATtatataattagatattaaCTTCTAATTAACCTTCCCTTTGGGTAGCTGACTTTTGATGAACCAATTTGGATGAATATTACAGGACTGAAAGTCAGAAACGTGAAATGTAGAAgcacaaaaggaagaaaacacagccttgggggggggggggggggggggggcggcaGGGGTAGAGAGAAATTACCAGATGGAGAATGAAACATGTATGGATCAGATTGTGACCTCTATCTGGGTTAACTGAACTTCCTCAACCACATCAAGCAGATTGCATAGAAGTATACTGGAGATCTGCATAATATACAAAAGTGAAAGCAACAACCTATAATACAGTAGACAGTATATTCTGAGACAATAAAATTGTAGCTTGCTATATCAAACGGATTCTATCAcccatttaaaaaacaaataactgcAAACGCAAGGTTCTAATGGTTGCAAATGTTTTCAGAGAAATTGCctcaaaatgacaattaaaGCAAGTTCTTGCAGATGatgtcctttttcttttattggcacCTAGTGTCTGAGAACAAAGTCTCAACTAATCCAAGGGGTGCACGTGCCCTCGGCAAGAAATtttctgcaagtgc harbors:
- the LOC121249544 gene encoding uncharacterized protein LOC121249544, yielding MKFFHRVANSHKRNHAIKSLSIDGFASSNQPVIKDHLAGHFEELLLEPFDWRPRLNGLDFEAIDQTSIVWLERPFEEEVQQVVRKMNRDKAPSSDGFTMAFFQTFWEVVKEDVMQVFQEFFTFGKFEKCLNATFIALVPKKVGAMEVKDFCPISLVGSMYKILSKVLANRMSMDMWFWGEMEIVDEALCVKVRFSILVNGDPVGFFNSLRGLCQVSGLKVNLTKSELVAVDNIRNVRGLASILGCGVSSLSMKYLSLQSQD